A region from the Triticum aestivum cultivar Chinese Spring chromosome 3D, IWGSC CS RefSeq v2.1, whole genome shotgun sequence genome encodes:
- the LOC123074698 gene encoding oil body-associated protein 2A, whose amino-acid sequence MASSDEKPVPTPASTGGDGGPPGKPTTTSTMLLDKGAAALQSLRPVKQMKQHVCTFALYAHDPHRQVETHHYVSRLNQDVLQCPVYDSDDKHARLIGVEYIVSRKIFESLPAEEQKLWHSHAHEIKTGLWANPWVPSMLGKAELDHMAGTFGKFWCTWQVDRGDRLPLGAPALMVSPQGERDGAVRPDLVRKRDQKYSFSTEELKVARADVEVPPEPRPGQADYWVRHHKGFAVDVVPHEMKRHAPFP is encoded by the exons ATGGCGTCTAGCGACGAGAAGCCTGTCCCGACGCCGGCATCAACCGGAGGCGACGGCGGGCCGCCAGGGAAGCCGACGACGACGTCGACGATGCTGCTGGACAAGGGCGCGGCGGCGCTGCAGTCGCTGCGCCCGGTGAAGCAGATGAAGCAGCACGTGTGCACGTTCGCCCTGTACGCGCACGACCCGCACCGGCAGGTGGAGACCCACCACTACGTCTCCCGCCTCAACCAGGACGTCCTCCAGTGCCCCGTCTACGACTCCGACGACAAGCACGCCCGCCTCATCG GCGTGGAGTACATCGTGTCGAGGAAGATCTTCGAGTCGCTGCCGGCGGAGGAGCAGAAGCTGTGGCACTCGCACGCGCACGAGATCAAGACGGGGCTGTGGGCGAACCCGTGGGTGCCCAGCATGCTGGGGAAGGCGGAGCTGGACCACATGGCCGGCACGTTTGGCAAGTTCTGGTGCACCTGGCAGGTGGACCGCGGCGACCGCCTGCCGCTCGGCGCGCCCGCGCTCATGGTGTCGCCGCAGGGGGAGCGCGACGGCGCCGTGCGCCCGGACCTGGTGCGGAAGCGCGACCAGAAGTACAGCTTCTCCACGGAGGAGCTCAAGGTCGCCAGGGCCGACGTGGAGGTGCCGCCCGAGCCGCGCCCGGGCCAGGCCGACTACTGGGTCCGCCACCACAAGGGCTTCGCCGTCGACGTCGTGCCGCACGAGATGAAGCGCCACGCGCCGTTTCCGTGA
- the LOC123076311 gene encoding protein NRT1/ PTR FAMILY 4.5-like gives MVAFECGEETCSAGRAAGGVLGRRAASMAEAVRGRVRSEPTSMWSDALYISMNAGGWCREGRTRGREERFLENEETSKEYKEDGKATETNGKVETHEVVGGKQYEVIEGKVNWRGRPAVRGRHGGVANSFFILVNFGLENLASLSLAVNLIMYFMLVMHINLADASNLLTDYMGTSYMIAVLITVFADTFVGRYQTVIISSVVELIGLLLMTLQAHSPKLLPEGCKWPEPTCERVGGHSETRLYVGLYLVAIGSAGIKAALPAHCADQFEAKHPRERRQMSSFFNWLLLSLCIGGAVSVTVFVWIQNVKGWDKGFGAATGVMGLALIAFLAGMPRYRIFTAQGSSALLEIFRVYVAAIRNRNLQLPENPAELYEISRSKASPEEEFVSHRDRPFRFLDRAAIVQAPTAEAPSPWRQCRVTHVEHAKTVLAMVPIFCSAIIMGTCLAQFQTFSIQQGSTMNTWVGDFQMQPATLPIIPLTMLIFAVPIYERLFVPFARGITGHPNGIPYLQRVGVGLVLSVVSMCIAAVVEMHRKKVAVRHGMLDAFPMLQPLPMSVFWLAPQYGVFGIADMFTYIGLLEFFYSQAPPALKSMSSAFLWASMSLGYYFSTIIVKAVNAATKKHTLSGGWLNGNNINRNHLDLFFWLLAVLSFINFLNYLYWASWYKYVKPQDEEDDVVAPVEQQV, from the exons ATGGTGGCATTTGAATGTGGAGAGGagacgtgttcagccgggcgtgcagcgggcggcgtcCTCGGCCGccgcgccgcttcaatggcggaggcagtgagaggtcgcgtccgctctgagCCGACTTCAATGTGGAGCGACGCACTTTACATCAGCATGAACGCGGGCGGGTGGTGTCGGGAGGGAAGAACgcgggggagggaggagaggttttTG GAAAACGAGGAGACAAGCAAG GAATACAAGGAGGATGGCAAAGCAACTGAAACCAATGGCAAG GTGGAAACACATGAAGTCGTTGGAGGAAAACAATACGAAGTCATTGAAGGGAAGGTTAATTGGAGGGGAAGGCCTGctgtgcgggggcgccatggtggtgTTGCCAATTCTTTCTTCATTCTTG TGAACTTTGGGCTGGAGAACCTGGCGTCTCTGTCTCTAGCCGTGAACCTTATCATGTACTTCATGTTGGTCATGCACATCAACCTGGCCGATGCCTCCAACCTGCTGACCGACTACATGGGCACGAGCTACATGATCGCGGTGCTCATCACCGTCTTTGCCGACACCTTTGTGGGCCGGTACCAGACCGTGATCATATCCTCCGTGGTGGAGCTCATT GGGCTCCTGCTGATGACGCTGCAAGCTCACTCCCCGAAGCTACTACCGGAAGGGTGCAAATGGCCGGAGCCGACGTGCGAGAGGGTGGGCGGCCACAGCGAGACGCGGCTCTACGTCGGGCTGTACCTGGTGGCGATCGGGTCGGCGGGCATCAAGGCGGCGCTGCCGGCGCACTGCGCCGACCAGTTCGAGGCGAAGCACCCCAGGGAGAGGCGCCAGATGTCCAGCTTCTTCAACTGGCTGCTGCTCAGCTTGTGCATCGGCGGAGCCGTCAGCGTCACGGTGTTCGTGTGGATCCAGAACGTCAAGGGCTGGGACAAGGGGTTCGGCGCCGCCACGGGCGTCATGGGTCTCGCCCTCATCGCCTTCCTCGCCGGCATGCCGCGCTACCGCATCTTCACGGCGCAGGGCAGCAGCGCGCTTCTCGAAATCTTCCGG GTGTACGTTGCTGCGATCAGGAACAGGAATCTGCAGCTCCCTGAGAACCCTGCCGAGTTATACGAGATCAGCAGAAGCAAAGCTTCTCCTGAGGAGGAGTTCGTGTCCCACAGGGACCGGCCATTCAGGTTCCTGGACAGGGCGGCCATCGTCCAGGCGCCGACGGCGGAGGCGCCGAGCCCGTGGCGGCAGTGCCGGGTGACGCACGTGGAGCACGCCAAGACGGTGCTGGCcatggtgcccatcttctgcagCGCCATCATCATGGGCACCTGCCTGGCCCAGTTCCAGACCTTCTCCATCCAGCAGGGCTCCACCATGAACACGTGGGTCGGAGACTTCCAGATGCAGCCGGCGACGCTCCCCATCATACCGCTGACCATGCTCATCTTCGCCGTGCCCATCTACGAACGCCTCTTCGTGCCCTTCGCCCGCGGCATCACGGGCCACCCCAACGGCATCCCCTACCTGCAGCGCGTCGGCGTCGGCCTCGTGCTCTCCGTCGTCTCCATGTGCATCGCCGCCGTCGTGGAGATGCACCGCAAGAAGGTGGCCGTCCGGCACGGCATGCTGGACGCGTTCCCGATGCTGCAGCCGCTGCCCATGTCCGTCTTCTGGCTGGCCCCGCAGTACGGCGTGTTCGGCATCGCCGACATGTTCACCTACATCGGCCTGCTCGAGTTCTTCTACTCGCAGGCGCCGCCCGCGCTCAAGTCCATGTCGTCGGCGTTCCTGTGGGCATCCATGTCGCTGGGGTACTACTTCAGCACCATCATCGTCAAGGCGGTGAACGCGGCCACCAAGAAGCACACGCTGAGCGGCGGCTGGCTTAACGGCAACAACATCAACCGGAACCACCTCGACCTCTTCTTCTGGCTGCTCGCCGTGCTCAGCTTCATCAACTTCCTCAACTATCTCTACTGGGCCAGCTGGTACAAGTACGTCAAGCCCCAGGACGAGGAGGACGATGTGGTCGCGCCAGTGGAGCAGCAAGTGTGA